CGTCGGCGCCTATGACCCGCGGCCGTTGCCAGCTGCGGCCGCCACCGCGGAGGTCGACGGCTACACGGTTTCCCTCACTGGTTCAGCCCACGCGGGCCAGACGTCGAAGCTCACGCTCTCGGTCAGCTATGACGGACACCCCGTCATGGACTTACAGCCCTACCTCGCTGCGTACGGGCATCTGGTTGCGCTGCGCGCGTCCGATCTTGCGTATCTCCACGTTCATCCGGACGGGCATCCGGGTGACGGTGTTACCCCGGCCGGGCCGGCAATCATCTTCTACGCCACCATGCCGAGCGCCGAAGACTATCGATTGTTCTTGGACTTCAAACACGATGGTGTGGTGCGTACCGCCGAATTCACTGTGACTGCTGACAACGCAACGGCGCCTGTGTCGGAGCATGCGCACGCTCACCATGGGCACTGAATTCGAACGCCGACAGGCGAAACAACAGTGTTCGGCCGATAGGTGTCAGCGCCGAAGCGAGTCGGGAAACATTACTGCGCGGTTGAGAAAGTCGTCCGGGTCGAAGGCTCGCTTGATCGCCCACATGGTCCCGATGTCCTCCGGTGTGAGCGCCATGTCGAGGTAGTTGCGTTTGAGCGAGCCGACTCCGTGCTCGGAACTGATATTTCCGCCGTAGTGGCGCACCAGTTCGAGAATGCGGAGGTAGACGGCGTCGGCGTCCGGGCAATTCAGGATGTTCAGATGAATGTTTCCTTCGGCTACATGGCCGAACAAGATCGGGATCGCGTCCGGTGCGTGCTCTGCGACAACGCCGACCGCAGCGTCCGCGAATGCCGCCAGGGTGTCGAGGGGGAGTGCCGCGTCGAACTTGAGGGGTGGGCCGAACAACCCTACGACTTCTGCGAAACATTCACGTGCAGTCCATAATCGGGCGGAACCCGCTACATCGAGTGCCACGGCGGGCGCGTCCGGTGGATTGATCAGATCTATGGTGGAGCTCACCTCTTCGGAGGGGTCGTGTGCCCCGGATACCTCGGCCAGCAGGTACCACCGGCGTCCCGTCGGAACGACGGCACCCAATCTGCTCGCCGCAAGTTCCAAACCATGGCCGTCGAGTAGCTCAAGCGCGTCGACGCCGCCGACGGTACGCAGAATGCGTCCGGCATCGACAACGGCGCCCAGTGAATCGAACCCGATGAGTGTGGTGACCCGGTGCTTCGGGACGGGGTGAAGTGCCAGGTCGACGCGGGTGATCACACCAAGCGTTCCCTCGCTGCCCACCCAGAGTGCCGGCAGGTTGTAGCCGGAATTGTCGGACAGCACGTTCGGTGAGCGGCGCACCGTCGTACCGTCGGGGAGCACCACTTCGAGTCCGGCTACCTGCTCGGCCATGTTGCCGTATCGAACCGTGTGCAGCCCACCGGCATTGGTGGCGGCCATACCGCCGATTGTCGCCGTATCGCGCGACGCGATATCGACGCCGAACTTCAATCCGGCGTGAGCCGCCGCGGAATGTACCTGTGCAAGTGTCACTCCCGCGCCGACGGTGATCCTCCCCATTGCGGCGTCGACATCGCCGATCGTCGTGAGGCGCTCGGTGGAGAGCAGAACGTCGTCGTGTTCTGGCACCGTTCCGGCAACAAGTCCGGTGCGTCCACCCTGCACAGTGACGGGTGCGCCGAATTGCCGGCAGACATTCAGCGCGGCGGCCACTTCCGCGGTATCGGCCGGGCGGACCAAGGCCTGAGCGCGCCCGCTGTATCTGCCTGTGTGATCGACTGAGCGGGAGCGTAGAACATCGGGATCGTCGGTGACGAACCGTTGTCCCACAACGTCGGCAAGCGCTTTTCTCAGACCGTCCACTCCGTGATCGTATGCCGCCGTCGGCTGTGGCAAGGTGACGGCCATGACTGCTTCCGATCCGCATCCCACCCGTCTTGAGCGAATCCGCACCGATGGCGGCGCCGAGGTTGCCGTGCTGACCTTCGCTCACGGTCCGCTCAATCTGTTCGATCAGGCGATGTTCGACGCCGTGATCGCGGATATCGCGTCGTTGACTGCGGCGCCGCCGCGCGCGGTTTTGCTGCGGGCGGAGGGCAAGGTCAACTCGGCCGGTGTCGACGTCCATGTTTTCGACGGGTTGACCGCCGAGCAGGGCGCCGAGTTGTGGCGCGAGCTTTTTGCGCAGATCTGCCACCCGCTCGAGGCCCTGCCGTGTCCCGTGGTCTACGCCGCGCATGGTTTGACGCTGACGGCCGCATTCGAGATTTCTCTGGCCTGCGACATCATTCTCGCCGCGCCCAAGGCGAAGTTCGGACTGGTCGAGACAGTGGTCGGGCTGACGCCGTCGATGGGTGGACCGCAACGCCTGGCCGAGCGGGCGGGTTCCGGGCGTGCTCGTGAACTGGTGATGACGGGCGATCTGTACGACGCCGCGACGCTGGCGGCCTGGGGCGTGGTCAATGCCGTCCACGACGACGTCGATGTGGCCGCACGGGCGTTGGTGGCGCGGTTGGCCGACGGGCCGACGCGGGCGCATGATGCGACCAAGCAGATCGTGGCGGCGTGGCGTTCCGGCGGAATCGCTCATGCCGATGCGGTGACACCGACAGTGTCAGGAGCGTTGTTCGAGACCGACGACCTACGCGGCGCCGTGCGCAGCTTCCTCGATGTCGGTCCCGGAAAGGCCGTCTATACAGGCACGTAAGTACACGGGTATCGCCAGAGTGCTCCACTACGTGTGACTCACGTCATATAGTCGAATGACCGGGTGTGGGTTTGTCACGGTCTGTGGAGGTACAGATGCGGTCGAGGCTTGTGGAGTATCACTGTTCGAATGGGCTGCTCACGGATACACGCGTCAGTCGGGCAACGGACGGTCTGCTGCGCTACCGGCAGTTGGAGCCGTCACTGTCGGAGTTACTCGATGTTGCGGTGCACCGGTTTGCCGGGCGAACGGCGGTCGAGGAGGTGCATGGGGAGCAGATCACCTTTGCCGAACTGTGGGCCGAATCGTCTCGGGTTGCCGGCGGGTTGAAGTCGCGGGGAATCGAGATCGGCGATCGGGTGGCCATTCGGTTTGCGGCCGGTGTTCGGTGGCTGGAAGCGTGCCTCGGCGTCATCCTGGCCGGTGGAGTTCCGGTGTCCCTCGGTGCGCAGTGGGCCGACGCGGAGGTTTCCGCCGTGATCGCGGACAGTGGGTCGGTGCTGGTGCTCGACGGGGAACTGCCGCACGGGGTTCCGTTCATCGACGACGGTGCTGCGCCGGACGAGTTGGCGGTTCTGGCGTATACCGCAGATCCGTCCGGTGCGATGCTGGGCGTCGAATTGAGCAACGAAAATGTGCTCTCGACTATCGAGGCGTTACTGCATTCGCGGGACTACGGCGTCGAGGGTGTGCGAAATCTTCTGGTTGACAGTGATTTTCGATCCGTCCGGCAGTTGGTTCATGTGCTCGCCACGTTGGTGGTCGGCGGTACCGTCGTCGTTGCGGGTGATTTTTGGCGTGAGTGCACCCATACCGTCGACATTGTCACCGGGCGCCCCGAGGATCTCCTCGAACCACGATTGCTTTCGGTGGGCCCGGCGGCACGGGCCGGTTCACGATCCGTGAAGTGGGTGGACTGCAGTGGGTCGCCGGTCACGGCGGAGGAGGAAGAGAAGCTACTGGCGGCATTTCCGGCTGCGCAGCATGTGATCGGTTGGGGAAAGACCGAGACGTGTGGCGGGGGACTGATCTTGCCGATCGAATCGGCTTCGACACATTTGGGGAGTGTGGGAATCGCTTTCGGCGGAATGGAAGTCGCGTTGTACGGACCCGACGCGCCGGGCGGATACGGCGAACTGTGGTGCCGGGGGCCGAGTGTCGCGCGCCGGTACTGGAATTCGCCGGAAGTGACGTCGTCTCGTTTCACGCAGGGCTGGTTCTGCACCCATGACACCGCGCAGATCGATGCGGAAGGCTTCGTCCGTATTGTCGAACGAAACGTCGCGTGAGCGAGTGCGCGGCGTCGTCAAGACTACGAGAGGGAGCCAGATGGCAGACGAGGTACTCACCGAGCGGCGCGGGCGGACGCTGATCATCACGATCAACCGGCCCGAGGCACGAAACGCGATCAACGCGGCGGTCAGTCACGGATTGGCGGCTGCTGTCGAAGAACTCGACGGTGATGACGAGCTGTCATTGGCAGTGCTGACCGGCGCGGGCGGAAATTTCTGTGCCGGGATGGATCTCAAGGCATTTGTGACCGGCGAGAACGTCCTGGTCCCGGGGCGAGGACTCGGTTTCACCGAAGGGCCGCCGCGCAAGCCGATCATTTCGGCGGTCGAGGGCTACGCGTTGGCCGGCGGCACCGAGTTGGTGCTGGCCACGGATCTGGTCGTTGCCTCGCGCGAAGCCAAGTTCGGAATCCCCGAGGTCAAGCGCGGTCTGGCCGCAGGCGCCGGCGGATTGTTCCGTCTGCCCAAGCGCATTCCGTATCAGAAGGCCCTGGAATATGCCCTGACCGGTGATGCTTTCACCGCGGAGGAAGCGCATTCGTACGGATTTGTGAACACGCTGACCGAACCGGGTCAGGCGTTGGAGGGTGCATTGGCTCTCGCTGACCGCATCAGCCGTAACGGTCCGCTGGCCGTCGCGGTCACCAAGGAGATCATGGTCAAGGCCGCTGGATGGTCGGACGACGAGGCTTTTGCCAACCAGTTGCAGTTGCTGGCACCGGTTTTCGGATCCGAGGATGCACGAGAAGGTGCGACGGCTTTTGCCGAGAAGCGCGCGCCCGTATGGAAGGGTCGGTAACACGACATGGCTACACCAGTTGCCGAACTGCACATGCACATCGAGGGTTCGCTCGAACCCGAGCAGATCTACCGCCTCGCCGAGCGAAATCGAATGGACTTGCCCTACAAGGACATCGAAGACCTGAAGTCCCGCTACGAGTTCTCGGATCTGCAGTCGTTCCTCGATCTGTACTTTGCCAACATGGCAGTTCTGCGCACAGCCGAGGACTTTGCGGATCTCACGCGGGCGTACTTCCGTCGTGCTGCCGCTGCAGGTGTCTCGCACGCCGAGTTCTTCTTCAACCCGCAAGCGCACGTCGTCCGGGGTGTTCCGTTGACCGAGGTGCTCGACGGAATCATGGATGCCGTTGCATCCAGCGAGCGGGAGTTCGGACTCAGCAGTAGCGCCATTGCCGCGATTCTGCGTGATCAACCGGTCAGGGATGCCGAGGAGATCTTCTCGGAGATCATCCGGTTGCAGGCCCCAATTGTCGGTCTGGGCCTCGATTCTGCAGAGGTGGGTAACCCGCCGTCGCTCTTCGAGGACGTGTTCGCGCGGGCTCGCGCCGAGGGGCTTCACGTGGTTGCCCATGCCGGTGAGGAAGGCCCGCCGGAGTACATCTGGCAGGCGCTCGACATCCTCGGTGCAGAACGCATCGACCACGGCGTCCGCGCTCTCGAAGACCCGGCGCTGGTCGAGCGCCTGGTGGACGAGGAGATCCCGCTGACGGTCTGCCCGTTGTCGAATGTTCGTCTTCGCGTGTTCGACAAGCTCGAGGATCACCCGTTGCGGACGATGCTCGACCTCGGGCTCGTCGTGACAGTCAATTCCGACGATCCCGCATACTTCGGCGGGTACGTCGACGACAACTTCGCCGAACTCGGTCGAGCAATCGGGTTGACCGAGTCCGAACGTGAGACGTTGGCCCGCAATTCGATCAAGGCGTCGTTTGCCAGTGAATCGCGGAAAGCGGAATTGCTGCGTTAGAGAAGCGAACTCACTCGCCGAGAACCTGGCGCAGGTAGTCGTTGTCGAAAACGCGGTCCGCGTCGTACTTGTCTCGGACGGCGATGAAGTTGTCGAGTTTTGCGTACGTGGGGCGTAAGTCGTCGACGGACCGGTTGTGCATCTTGCCCCAGTGCGGCCGGCCGTCGACGGCTTTTGCCATCGCTTCGACTGCGGCGAAGTACTCGGTCTCGGACCGGCGGTGATATTGGTGCACCGCGACGTACGCCGTATCGCGGCCGTTGGCGGTGGAGAGCCACACGTCGTCGGCGGCGGCAAAGCGAACCTCGACGGGAAACGCAACGTTGGTTCGGGTTCTCTCCAGCCACTGGTTGATCTCGTGGAGTAGATCTTTGACGTGTTCCGCCGGGACGGCGTATTCCATTTCCTTGAACTTCACCCGGCGCGGCGATGCAAATACCCGGTAGCTGCGGTCGGTGTATTCGCGTGCGCCGAGCAGGCGTGACGAGATCTGGTTGATAGTGGGGATGGCGGCCGGCGCGCGTGCGGCGATGCGGTTGACGCCCTCGAAGAGCGTGTTCGACATGAAGTCGTCCTCGATGAAGCTTCGGATCGCGCCGACAGGGTTCAACGGCGTGTCGCCGGGGAGACGCGTGTTCCGTTTGGTGAGGACTCGATCGGTGTGGGGGAACCAGTAGAACTCGAAGTGGTCGACGCCGCGGCACTCGTCTTCCATAGTGTCCAAGATGTGGGACAGCGTGTCGGGTTTTTCAACTGCGTGCAACGTGAATCGAGGTGAACACGAGAGCGTGAACTTGGTGATGATGCCGATCGCGCCCAAGCCGATTCGGGCAGCTTCGAACAGTTCCGGATTTTGATCCGCGGAGGCGGTGACAATTGCGCCGTCGGCTGTCACGATTTCGAGGCTGTGAATCTGCGTCGACAGTCCACCGAATGCGGCGCCGGTCCCGTGTGTTCCGGTACCGAGGGCTCCGGCAAGGGATTGGGCGTCGATGTCGCCGAGGTTGGTCATCGCGTAACCGCGTTCCCATAACGCCTCGTTGAGGGCACGCAGGCGGGTGCCGGCGAGGACTGTGACTAGAGCCCCGTCATCGGTAGGCGTGATCGATTCGATCCCGGAGAAGTTGTCGAGACTGACAAGAACTCCGTCGGTGACGGCAGCGCCGGTAAAGGAATGACCGGCCCCGACTGCTTTGACACGCCACCCGCGAGTTGCGGCTTCGGCAACAAGTGTGGCGAGCTCACGAGTGTTTCTCGGGGTTGCGAATTGTCGCGGTGAGGCGCGTTGAGTGCCTGCCCAGTTCTGCCAAGTTTCTGAAGCCATTCGACAATCATGTACTTGGACGTTCGTCCAAGCAAGCATTGCGCCTAGTTTTTCCGCTCTCCGTTCTACGATCATGGGATGCTGAACAGGCTTCCGGCGGACGAGCGCCGCACACAACTGATCGAATCTGCCATATCCATCGCCGAACAGCGCGGCGTGAGTTCAGTGACGGTTCGTGCCGTAGCCGAAGAGGCGGGCGTATCGCTGGGCGTGGTTCATTACTGTTTCGAGAGCAAAGAGGAGCTCATCGCTGCGATGGGCGAGACGCTGATCGTTCAGCTCAGTGAATCGTTGCAGCATGCCTTCGGGCAGGTCCGCCACGCACCTGATCTGACGGGGATCCAAGGACTGAAGGAATTGCTGCACATTGGCTTGACGGGAATGTGGCCTCTTATCGAGGCGACGCCTGATCGGCAGTTGCTGACCTACGAGATCACGGCTCAGGCTCTGCGCAGTCGTAACCTCGGTGCCGAGCGCGCGGGGGCCGTCGCCAGCGACCAGTACCGAATCATGGACGAGCATGCCATCACTTTTCTCGAAGAGTGCGCCAAGATTTCCGGAACTGTCTGGACCGAGTCTTTGCAAGCGTTGGCGCGATGGAGTCTGGCGATGATCGACGGGCTCGTGCTGCGCTGGCTTGTCGATCGTGACTCCGACGCAACCATTGCGGAATTCGGCGAAATGGTTCAGGTCATTGCCGGAAAGGCGATCGAGGCGCCGCACTGACCCGACATGGACATGCGTCCAATTCGGGTGTTGACTTAGCCGCAACGCCCCGAAGATAGGACACACGTGAGAACAACACTGGATCGACTTACTGCCGCTACCGCTGATGTCGACCCGCCCCTGGCCGCTCTCGACCTGACGACCCTGCGCAGCAATGCCGCCGATCTGGTTCGCCGGGCCGGGGGAACTCCGGTGCGGGTTGCGAGTAAGTCGGTCCGGTGCCGCGCCGTGCTCGAGGAAACTCTGGGCAGCGGGCTCACCGAGCAGGGTGGATTTCGCGGAATCATGGCCTACTCACTCCGCGAAGCATTGTGGTTGGTCGGTCTTGGTGCCCGCGACATCCTGATGGGATATCCCACCGTGGATCGTGGAGCATTGGCCCAACTCGCCGGCGATCCTCTTGCGATCGCGTCGATCACGCTCATGATCGACGACGACGCTCAACTCGACGTCATCAGATCCGCTGCCTCCGGAACTGCGCCGATTCGGGTGTGCCTCGACGTGGACGCATCCTTGCGGATCGGGCCGATACACTTGGGCGTCCGACGCTCGCCGCTTCGCGAACCGAATGATGTTGCCGCACTGGCCTTGCGTGCGCGGTCACGCGGATTCTCCGTTGTCGGGGTCATGTTCTACGAAGCGCAGATCGCCGGGTTGCCCGACACCAGCGCGCCGATCGGCTGGGTAAAGAAGGCATCGGCCCGGGAGTTGTCGCACCGGCGAGGGGCCGTTGTTTCTGCGGTCACTGATGCGGTGGGCACCCTCGAGATTGTGAACAGTGGTGGCACCGGGTCACTCGAAGTCAGTTCTGCCGATTCGGTGGTCACCGAAGTAACAGCGGGTTCGGGACTGTACGTACCGACGCTCTTCGACAGATACCGCGCCTTCCGTCCGGACCCCGCTCTGTTCTTTGCGCTCTCCGCGGTTCGTAAACCGACGCCGAAGGTCACCACACTCTTCGGTGGTGGGTACATCGCCTCCGGGCCGGCAGGCGCCGCGAGGGTTCCGAAACCGATGCGTCCACTGGGCCTGACATTGCTCCGCAACGAAGGCGCAGGAGAGGTGCAGACGCCGGTCACCGGACGGGCTGCCGGCGACATCGCGATCGGTGACCGCGTGTGGTTCCGTCACGCGAAGGCCGGTGAATTGTGTGAGCGGTTCGATCACGTGCATCTGGTTGATGCCGACGGCACCGCCACCGCGGTACCCACGTATCGCGGCGACGGTCAGTGCTTCGGCTAGCCGGCCGTCAGGCGCATGAAGGCTCCGAGTTCCACCAACCCAGCGGGAGTAGTCGGCATGTACTGCGTCAGTGCATACGACCGGACGATGATGGCGCACCATTTTCCGCGTGAGACAGCAACATTGAGACGGTTGCGGGAGAGCAGAAACGACATTCCGCGTGGAACGTCCTCGACCGCGGACGCCGCCATCGATACGATCGCGACTGCCGCCTCACGTCCCTGGAACTTGTCGACGGTGCCCACCTCGACGTCGGTGAACCCAGCCTCGGTGAGGTCACGCTCGATGGTGCCCACCTGAGCGTTGTATGGCGCGACCACCAGAATGTCAGCCTCGGTCAGGGGACGGGTGCCGTCGAATTCGCTGGGATCGGTCCACGGTGTTCCGAGGAGTTCGCGGATCTGCGTGACGATCACGGCAGACTCTTCGGGTGAATACGTCGAGTTGCCGGAATGGTCGACGTACACCGTGTGCACACCCGCCGCAAGACCGTCGAGTTTCCGTGCGGCACTTACCGACTCTTGTGACAGGAGCTTGCCCTCGTAGGACAGAGCCGACACCGGCGCGCACAGGTCCGGGTGCATCCGCCAGGTCTTTTCGAGGAAGTACCCCAACTCCGGTGGTAGAGCGCCGTGCCCCTCGGCGAGCCAACCGAGCGCGGACTCGTCAACAGGTTCGGGATGAGTTCCCTGACTGACCTGCGGCAGTTGTTGGGGATCGCCGAGTAGCAGCAGATTCCGCGCGGAAACGGCAACGGCGATGGTGTTGGCCAGCGCAAACTGGCCGGCTTCGTCCACGACGAGGAGATCGAGGCTGCCAGGGGGCACTCGATCGGTGTTGGCAAAATCCCACGCAGTGCCGCCGATCACGCACCCTGTGGACTGCGCCTCGGCCAGGAAGCGGGGGAACTGCTGGGCCGTGATGTCGGTCCACTCCGCAGTTCGGCTGCGGCTGCCCTTCTTCGCCACCAGAGCCGGATCGAGGCCGGCTTTGACGATGCCGCCCAGCATGTTCTCCACCACCGAATGTGATTGCGCAACAACACCGATCCGCCACTGGTGCTGCTCCACCAGAGCCTTGACCACTCGCGCCCCGGTGTACGTCTTACCGGTGCCGGGCGGGCCCTGGACGGCAACGTAGGAGTCGTCCAGATCGAGAACGGCAGCCGTGATCGCGGACGCGTAGTCGTTGCCTTCGCCGACCGGAGGTAGCGCTTCGTCGGAAAGGGTTCGAGGCGCAAGTCGACGCAGAATGTCGACCGCGGCGCGGCGCGGCAACCCGGGCAATCCGTCGCAGGCTTCGGATGCCGCTGCAGCGATGGACTTTTCCATCGGCACCGTCGGGATCGGGCGTCCAGGAGCCAAGGCAACGGGAGTCTCGGAGAATTCGTCACCTCGCAGCAGTTCCTCGATGGTGACAACGTCGAGATTTCCGGATTTCGCGACCGAGACGATCTTCACCCCGTTGGTGCCTCGCTGCGCCGGATTGTCGCCGGCAACGGCGTCGGGGGCGGGGACCTCGTACAGCGCATACATGTCGGTGCCGGGACTCAATGTTGTGCCCGTGCCCAGGGTTCCGGTCAACTGGATGTGCCGACGCGGCTTCTGCCTGGCAGTGTTCTTGTGCCAGTCTGCTTGAATGTCAGGCACGTCCACCACCATCACGTCACGGACGTCGAGGAGATCTTCGATGGGTGCCGACAAGCGATCGAAGTGCGCCCACCAGTGCGGCTTCTTCTCTCGGCTGTGGTACCCGACGGCTGCCGCGAGGAGGGCTGCGGCATGTTGCTCGGCGGTACGCGTCGAACCGGCTTTGTGCCCGGCGAATTCGCGTAGTTCGATTTCGGTTTCAGTGAGATCTTCCACCGGCAGTGCGATCTGCCCCGTCGGCTGACGCAGGGTGATGTCGTGTTCGATCGCGCGATCGACCAACCAGTTGCGCAGTCGGAGTGTCGATTCGCAGTCGTACTCGTTGTAATCGGAAATGCCTTGCAGCAGTTCACGGGCCTCGTCGTCTTTGCCGCGCTCGCGTAGTTCGCAGTAGTCGGAGTACGCAACCACGGACGCGGCGGCGTTGACGACATCACCGTCGCGGCCGTGTTCTCCCATGTACAACGGTTCGAGTTTCTTGATGCTGTACGAGCGGGCCCCGATCCGCAGTGCCGAGCGAACCAGCGGATACAGATCCACGAGCACGTTCTCGCGGAGCAGCGTGTCCACGACCTGCTCGCCCACTCCGTGGCGCGCGGCGAGTCGCAAGAGCGCGGACTTCTCGTAGGCCGCGTAGTGATAGACGTGCATCCCCGGATGAGCCTCGCGCCGCGCGGTCACGTAGTCGAGAAAGTCGACGAGCGCCTGGCGTTCACCGGCGCGGTCATGCGCCCAGAACGGCTTGAACACGTAGTTCTCCGCCGGACCTTCGACGACGCCGAACAGGTACTCGAGCCCCCAGTCTGTGGAACCGTCCTCCGCCCACAGAGGATCACCTTCGAAGTCGAAGAAGATGTCTCCGTCGTCCGGAACCGGCAGCCCCCCGAGTACGGACGGTTTGTAGATATGGAACTCGGCTTCGCCGGATTGTTCCTGGCGCAACTGCAGCGCGGCCTGCGCGCGCAACTTCTCCAGAGTGTCGCGGCGGATACCGTCGACGGTTCCGGTGCTGACGGCCAACTGATCGATCGAACCGATGCCGGCGGCAATCAACTGCAGACGCTGATTACCCCGGAGACCAGCCACCAGGAGCAGATCTCGGTGGTTCTCGACTTCCACGCTGCACGTATCGCACCGTCCGCAG
The nucleotide sequence above comes from Rhodococcus sp. KBS0724. Encoded proteins:
- a CDS encoding bifunctional RecB family nuclease/DEAD/DEAH box helicase is translated as MFLLDDQIIYSASDLSAAATCEFGLLRRLDARTGLIKTEGVDSDPMLERTSALGQHHEREQLERFIAEHGDGVVVMERPEHTRAGLTEAALATVEALRSGAPVIYQGTFFDGRFLGFCDFLVREGDRYAVYDSKLSRHAKVSALLQLAAYADALGRNAIAASDQVHLMLGDGSTSSHDIGDIAPVFSASRAKLEQVLDEHHAEGTPAQWLDGRYLRCGRCDTCSVEVENHRDLLLVAGLRGNQRLQLIAAGIGSIDQLAVSTGTVDGIRRDTLEKLRAQAALQLRQEQSGEAEFHIYKPSVLGGLPVPDDGDIFFDFEGDPLWAEDGSTDWGLEYLFGVVEGPAENYVFKPFWAHDRAGERQALVDFLDYVTARREAHPGMHVYHYAAYEKSALLRLAARHGVGEQVVDTLLRENVLVDLYPLVRSALRIGARSYSIKKLEPLYMGEHGRDGDVVNAAASVVAYSDYCELRERGKDDEARELLQGISDYNEYDCESTLRLRNWLVDRAIEHDITLRQPTGQIALPVEDLTETEIELREFAGHKAGSTRTAEQHAAALLAAAVGYHSREKKPHWWAHFDRLSAPIEDLLDVRDVMVVDVPDIQADWHKNTARQKPRRHIQLTGTLGTGTTLSPGTDMYALYEVPAPDAVAGDNPAQRGTNGVKIVSVAKSGNLDVVTIEELLRGDEFSETPVALAPGRPIPTVPMEKSIAAAASEACDGLPGLPRRAAVDILRRLAPRTLSDEALPPVGEGNDYASAITAAVLDLDDSYVAVQGPPGTGKTYTGARVVKALVEQHQWRIGVVAQSHSVVENMLGGIVKAGLDPALVAKKGSRSRTAEWTDITAQQFPRFLAEAQSTGCVIGGTAWDFANTDRVPPGSLDLLVVDEAGQFALANTIAVAVSARNLLLLGDPQQLPQVSQGTHPEPVDESALGWLAEGHGALPPELGYFLEKTWRMHPDLCAPVSALSYEGKLLSQESVSAARKLDGLAAGVHTVYVDHSGNSTYSPEESAVIVTQIRELLGTPWTDPSEFDGTRPLTEADILVVAPYNAQVGTIERDLTEAGFTDVEVGTVDKFQGREAAVAIVSMAASAVEDVPRGMSFLLSRNRLNVAVSRGKWCAIIVRSYALTQYMPTTPAGLVELGAFMRLTAG